One Pseudomonas sp. MH9.2 DNA segment encodes these proteins:
- a CDS encoding formylglycine-generating enzyme family protein — MNQYIRGPSPLTLGDGKNGPLDMVWIPPGEFLMGSDHKKARPNEGPAHKVRLDGYWIDRNDVTNADYARFISETHYVTTAERKPKWDDLKVQLSPGTPEPDDSVMVPGALVFVGADRPIPLNDFSQWWAFVQGADWRHPSGPDSTIEGKETHPVVQVSHEDAEAYAKWAHKRLLTEAEWEYAARGGLEQADYAWGSDFTPGGEKMANTWNEVQPFPVTGSRNKFKIGTQPVGSYRPNAYGLYDMSGNVWQWIADWYRADAFRVGLKLQPAGEVSFNPMGPLQSYDPALGVTANAPQRVIRGGSFLCSDSYCTSFRTSARQGADPMNAMSHLGFRLAMSNDQWGKSR; from the coding sequence GTGAATCAGTACATTCGTGGTCCATCGCCTTTGACGCTGGGTGATGGGAAAAATGGCCCTTTGGATATGGTCTGGATTCCTCCCGGTGAATTCTTGATGGGGAGCGATCATAAGAAGGCGCGACCCAATGAGGGGCCTGCCCATAAGGTTCGACTCGATGGTTATTGGATTGACCGCAACGACGTTACCAACGCAGATTACGCCCGTTTTATTTCTGAAACACATTACGTGACCACTGCCGAACGCAAACCCAAATGGGATGATCTGAAAGTACAGCTATCACCTGGTACGCCAGAACCGGATGACAGCGTCATGGTGCCCGGGGCATTGGTTTTTGTGGGCGCAGACAGGCCAATCCCCCTGAATGATTTCAGCCAGTGGTGGGCGTTTGTCCAGGGGGCTGACTGGCGCCACCCGTCTGGCCCCGACAGTACAATCGAAGGCAAGGAAACCCATCCGGTCGTTCAGGTTTCACATGAGGATGCAGAGGCGTACGCAAAGTGGGCACACAAGCGCCTGTTGACCGAGGCTGAATGGGAATACGCCGCAAGAGGCGGGCTGGAACAAGCGGACTATGCATGGGGGAGTGATTTCACGCCGGGCGGCGAAAAGATGGCCAATACCTGGAATGAGGTACAACCGTTCCCTGTTACAGGGTCCCGCAATAAATTCAAGATTGGCACCCAGCCTGTAGGCAGTTACAGGCCCAACGCTTATGGGCTGTACGACATGTCAGGGAACGTTTGGCAGTGGATCGCCGATTGGTATCGCGCTGATGCGTTCAGAGTAGGGCTCAAGCTTCAGCCGGCTGGCGAAGTATCGTTTAACCCGATGGGTCCGCTCCAGAGTTATGACCCGGCACTCGGGGTAACAGCCAATGCACCGCAGCGTGTGATTCGCGGTGGATCTTTTCTTTGCAGTGACAGCTACTGCACGAGCTTTCGAACCAGCGCCAGGCAGGGGGCGGATCCGATGAATGCCATGTCGCACCTCGGGTTTCGCTTGGCGATGAGTAATGATCAATGGGGAAAAAGCCGCTGA